The proteins below are encoded in one region of Coffea arabica cultivar ET-39 chromosome 4c, Coffea Arabica ET-39 HiFi, whole genome shotgun sequence:
- the LOC113740384 gene encoding uncharacterized protein isoform X1, with protein sequence MGHKKRNSAARSKPSVSSPAAVSPSPPAVVSAAGDGAVASAEQPENLISLNPSINTAEAPLSTESENRSESLNSASSSSLASTSYASIKGECERALTALRRGNHTKALRLMKELSSKHESSPHSALIHRVQGTVCVKVASIIDDPNSKQRHLKNAIDSARKAVTLSPNSIEFAHFYANLMYEAANEGKEYEEVVQECERALAIENPVDPGKESLQDESQQKLTPAEARIAHVQSELRSLIQKSNIASISTWMKNLGNGEEKFRLIPIRRVSEDPMELRLVQTRRPNEIKKATKTPEERRKEIEVRVAAARLLQQKSESPLSQADGDRILDSSSGSGQRMGERRKSGSARKNASSAERKDWVRSFWNSMSLDKKKDLLRVRVSDLKAHFSLSKDGVANEVICEALTFAEANKDWNFFVCCRCNEKFADADSHIHHVLREHMGILLPKMERVIPKIVENEWAEMLLNCDWKPLDVSTAIKTLGEQSKAHGSEFLDESYPRNETEDFNECFADSYCNEDEWDSSPRKKESGDNCNGSSIKSKEYDKISDIVWMDCDDNQETKACFPQDSWPVSDDIERAKLLERIHTIFQALIKHKYLASSHLNKVMRFAVEELQGLAYGSQLLNHNIDQTPLCICFLGAPELKKILKFIQELYHSCGLGRYPDKGNAVDDANSGNQGVKVLEKLVLSEDASCLSLDEHFLPQKHIPSSCHSVVTGDISAANLPDMSNDSGNLLDSDALLSWIFFGPSSGEQLASWMRGREEKAQQGIEILQLLEKEFYNLQGLCERKLEHLSYDEALQAVEDLCLEEGKKREHVTEFVRRSYESVLRKRREDLIECDNELTIMSNRFELDAISNILKEAESLNVNQFGFEENYGGMTSQLCDLESGEDEDWRTRDYLHQVDSCVEVAISRQKEHVSVELSKIDARIMRVIAAMQQLEAKLVPASAFDYRAILVPLVKSYMRAHLEDLAEKDATEKSDAAREAFLAELALDSKKGSSGGSDNARHMHEKTKDKKKNKDFRKAKDSKANSGSELHMLSSETTKEMFCCSSYPVTHEGEDIHAEIVNAGNGDTLEQEEEEVRRRIELEAEERKLEETLEYQRRIENEAKQKHLAEQHKRTVGINPEKVAAIAHSDTYLKQQEDDHDVNVQWKYRKKEPMVQKNGFSNAMEGFLEDGVEGVGQKAGLPNGGSIEDGLLPSDRRSGRRNRRQKGAARLNQPVLSEKENLEFKSLDEAHDDGTKTLRQLQAEEDDEERFQADLKKAVRQSLDSFHAHQKLPLAAKLGMPPKTFPAATDSVISADEIMTENLDQMDVYGTGLKNEIGEYNCFLNVIIQSLWHLRRFRDEFLKRSLSEHVHVGDPCVVCALYDIFAALNTASVDARREAVAPTSLRIALSNLYPDSNFFQEGQMNDASEVLGVIFDCLHRSFTSTMCTSDAESLDSNCMGSWDCTNGACVAHSLFGMDIFERMNCYNCGLESRHLKYTSFFHNINASALRTMKVMCPESSFDELLNLVEMNHQLACDPEAGGCGKLNYIHHILSTPPHVFTTVLGWQNTCEHVDDIKATLTALSTEMDISVLYRGLDPKNRHCLVSVVCYYGQHYHCFAYSQDHERWLMYDDKTVKVIGGWEDVLTMCERGHLQPQVLLFEAVN encoded by the exons ATGGGGCACAAGAAGCGAAACTCCGCTGCCCGCTCCAAACCCTCGGTTTCTTCACCGGCGGCTGTTTCTCCTTCCCCTCCGGCCGTGGTGTCAGCTGCTGGCGACGGTGCTGTTGCATCAGCCGAACAGCCAGAAAACCTAATCTCGTTGAATCCGTCGATTAATACAGCTGAAGCTCCGTTGAGTACTGAGTCAGAAAACAGGTCGGAAAGCCTTAATTcagcttcttcttcctccttagCATCGACTTCTTATGCTTCTATTAAAGGTGAATGTGAGCGTGCTTTGACGGCCTTGCGCCGGGGAAATCATACTAAAGCCCTTAGATTGATGAAGGAATTGTCTTCCAAGCATGAGAGTTCTCCCCATTCTGCTTTGATTCACCGTGTTCAAGGGACTGTGTGTGTCAAAGTGGCATCCATTATCGATGATCCTAATTCTAAGCAGCGGCATTTGAAAAATGCCATAGACAGTGCGCGTAAAGCGGTTACTTTGTCGCCTAATTCGATTGAGTTTGCTCATTTTTATGCTAACCTGATGTATGAAGCTGCAAATGAGGGGAAGGAGTACGAAGAGGTTGTGCAGGAGTGTGAGAGAGCATTGGCGATTGAGAATCCAGTTGACCCTGGGAAGGAGAGCTTGCAGGATGAGAGTCAGCAGAAGTTAACTCCAGCTGAGGCCAGGATTGCTCACGTGCAGAGTGAGCTTCGGTCACTGATCCAGAAGTCGAACATTGCATCCATCTCGACTTGGATGAAGAACTTGGGGAATGGGGAGGAGAAATTTAGGTTGATTCCTATAAGGAGGGTCTCAGAGGATCCAATGGAATTGAGGTTGGTTCAAACAAGACGGCCAAATGAGATAAAGAAGGCAACTAAGACGCCTGAGGAGAGGAGGAAGGAGATTGAGGTTCGGGTGGCTGCTGCCAGGTTGTTGCAACAGAAGTCAGAGTCACCCTTGTCACAGGCTGATGGTGACAGGATATTGGATTCATCTTCTGGGTCAGGACAGAGAATGGGAGAGAGACGGAAAAGTGGAAGCGCTAGGAAGAATGCATCTTCTGCTGAGAGGAAGGACTGGGTTAGGTCATTTTGGAATTCCATGAGTTTGGATAAGAAGAAGGATCTGCTTAGGGTTAGGGTTTCAGATCTTAAGGCTCATTTTAGTTTGTCCAAGGATGGGGTAGCAAATGAGGTGATCTGTGAAGCTTTGACATTTGCTGAAGCTAATAAAGactggaatttttttgtttgCTGCCGATGCAATGAAAAATTTGCTGATGCAGActctcacatacatcacgttTTACGTGAACATATGGGGATTTTGTTGCCAAAAATGGAGAGAGTTATACCTAAAATTGTGGAGAATGAGTGGGCTGAGATGCTTCTCAATTGTGACTGGAAGCCACTGGACGTTAGTACAGCTATAAAAACCCTTGGAGAACAATCAAAAGCTCACGGGTCTGAATTTCTTGATGAGTCTTATCCCAGAAACGAGACTGAAGATTTCAATGAATGCTTTGCTGACAGTTACTGTAATGAAGATGAGTGGGATTCTTCACCTAGGAAAAAAGAATCAGGGGATAACTGCAATGGTAGTAGTATTAAGAGCAAAGAGTATGATAAGATCTCAGACATTGTTTGGATGGACTGTGATGATAATCAAGAAACTAAGGCATgcttccctcaggatagctggccAGTGTCTGATGACATTGAGCGTGCAAAGCTTCTTGAGAGAATCCATACTATCTTCCAGGCCCTCATAAAACATAAATATCTCGCTTCAAGTCATCTCAACAAGGTTATGCGATTTGCAGTGGAGGAGTTGCAAGGGCTAGCTTATGGTTCACAACTTCTTAATCATAACATTGACCAAACACCTTTGTGCATCTGCTTCCTGGGTGCTCCAGAGTTgaaaaaaattctgaaatttataCAGGAGCTTTATCATTCTTGTGGCTTAGGTAGATATCCTGATAAAGGTAATGCAGTGGATGATGCAAATAGTGGGAATCAAGGTGTAAAGGTTTTGGAGAAGTTAGTTTTGAGTGAAGATGCTTCATGTTTAAGTTTGGATGAGCATTTCTTGCCACAAAAGCATATTCCCAGCTCTTGCCATAGTGTAGTAACTGGGGATATTAGTGCTGCAAATTTACCTGATATGAGCAATGACAGTGGTAATTTACTTGACTCTGATGCTTTATTATCCTGGATATTTTTCGGTCCTTCAAGTGGGGAACAGTTGGCATCATGGATGCGGGGGAGAGAAGAGAAAGCACAACAGGGTATCGAAATTCTCCAGTTACTTGAGAAGGAATTTTACAACCTACAGGGCTTGTGTGAGAGAAAATTGGAGCATTTAAGTTATGATGAGGCACTGCAGGCCGTTGAGGATCTCTGTTTAGAAGAAGGTAAGAAAAGGGAGCATGTAACTGAATTTGTCCGGAGAAGTTACGAGTCTGTTTTAAGGAAACGACGAGAGGATCTCATTGAATGTGATAATGAACTTACCATTATGAGCAATAGGTTTGAATTGGATGCTATATCAAATATCTTGAAGGAAGCAGAATCTCTAAATGTTAATCAGTTTGGATTTGAGGAAAATTATGGTGGCATGACATCTCAATTATGTGACTTGGAATCTGGTGAAGACGAAGACTGGAGAACGAGGGATTATCTGCATCAGGTTGACTCCTGTGTAGAAGTTGCGATATCTAGACAAAAAGAACATGTGTCTGTTGAG CTCAGTAAAATTGATGCAAGAATTATGCGAGTAATAGCTGCGATGCAGCAGTTGGAAGCTAAACTTGTGCCTGCATCTGCTTTTGATTACCGGGCAATCTTAGTACCCCTAGTGAAGTCATATATGCGG GCTCACTTGGAGGATCTTGCAGAGAAAGATGCCACAGAGAAATCTGATGCCGCCAGAGAAGCATTTTTGGCAGAACTTGCTCTTGATTCTAAGAAGGGCAGCAGCGGAGGAAGTGATAATGCTCGTCATATGcatgagaaaacaaaagataagaaaaagaacaaggaTTTTCGAAAAGCCAAGGATTCAAAG GCTAATAGTGGCAGTGAGCTACATATGCTTTCCTCAGAGACTACTAAAGAAAT GTTTTGTTGCAGCTCATATCCAGTCACACACGAGGGAGAAGATATACATGCTGAGATAGTGAATGCTGGAAATGGTGACACCTTAGaacaagaggaagaggaagtcAGGCGTAGAATTGAGCTTGAAGCTGAGGAGAGAAAGCTAGAAGAAACTTTGGAATATCAAAGGCGTATTGAAAATGAAGCTAAACAGAAGCATCTAGCTGAGCAACATAAGAGAACTGTAGGGATAAATCCAGAAAAAGTTGCTGCAATTGCTCACTCTGATACTTACTTGAAGCAACAGGAAGATGATCATGATGTCAATGTCCAATGGAAATATAGAAAAAAA GAACCCATGGTACAGAAGAATGGATTTTCAAATGCCATGGAAGGTTTTCTAGAGGATGGCGTTGAAGGAGTTGGACAAAAAGCTG GCTTGCCCAACGGAGGAAGCATAGAGGATGGCCTGTTGCCTTCTGATCGACGGTCAGGAAGGAGAAATAGACGGCAAAAAGGTGCAGCTAGACTTAACCAGCCCGTGCTATCAGAAAAGGAAAACTTGGAATTCAAATCCTTGGATGAAGCACATG ATGATGGAACAAAGACATTGAGACAACTACAGGCAGAGGAGGATGATGAAGAAAGGTTCCAAGCTGACCTCAAGAAAGCTGTACGCCAAAGTCTTG ATTCTTTTCACGCGCATCAGAAATTGCCTCTTGCAGCGAAGTTGGGAATGCCGCCCAAAACCTTTCCTGCAGCAACTGACTCGGTCATTTCTGCTGATGAGATCATGACTGAAAACTTAGATCAGATGGATGTATATGGTACAGGGTTAAAGAATGAAATTGGCGAATACAATTGCTTTTTAAATGTCATTATTCAG TCTTTGTGGCACTTACGACGGTTTAGAGATGAATTTTTGAAGAGATCATTATCAGAACATGTACATGTTGGGGATCCTTGTGTTGTATGTGCATTATATGATATTTTTGCTGCTCTGAACACTGCTTCAGTGGATGCACGAAGAGAAGCTGTTGCCCCTACTTCCCTGAGAATTGCCCTTAGCAACCTCTATCCGGATAGTAATTTCTTCCAAGAA GGACAAATGAATGATGCTTCAGAAGTGTTGGGCGTCATATTTGATTGCCTTCATCGATCATTTACTTCAACCATGTGTACTTCTGATGCCGAATCATTAGATAGCAACTGCATGGGCTCTTGGGATTGCACAAATGGTGCTTGCGTTGCACATTCTCTTTTTGGCATGGACATATTTGAAAGAATGAATTGCTACAATTGTGGTCTGGAGTCCAGACACTTAAAGTACACTTCATTCTTCCACAATATCAACGCCAGTGCTCTCCGTACTATGAAG GTTATGTGTCCAGAAAGCTCTTTTGATGAGCTTCTGAACCTTGTTGAGATGAATCACCAATTAGCTTGTGATCCTGAAGCTGGTGGCTGTGGAAAGCTTAACTACATCCATCATATTCTGTCGACCCCACCACATGTTTTCACAACAG TTTTGGGTTGGCAGAATACCTGTGAACATGTTGATGACATAAAGGCCACATTGACAGCCTTATCTACAGAGATGGATATCAGTGTCCTTTATCGTGGTCTTGATCCAAAAAATAGGCACTGCTTGGTCTCAGTG GTTTGCTATTACGGGCAGCATTATCACTGTTTTGCGTACAGTCAGGATCATGAACGGTGGCTTATGTATGACGACAAAACCGTGAAG GTAATCGGTGGCTGGGAGGATGTTCTTACCATGTGTGAGAGAGGGCATTTGCAACCTCAAGTCCTCCTTTTTGAAGCCGTGAATTAG
- the LOC113740384 gene encoding uncharacterized protein isoform X3 has translation MGHKKRNSAARSKPSVSSPAAVSPSPPAVVSAAGDGAVASAEQPENLISLNPSINTAEAPLSTESENRSESLNSASSSSLASTSYASIKGECERALTALRRGNHTKALRLMKELSSKHESSPHSALIHRVQGTVCVKVASIIDDPNSKQRHLKNAIDSARKAVTLSPNSIEFAHFYANLMYEAANEGKEYEEVVQECERALAIENPVDPGKESLQDESQQKLTPAEARIAHVQSELRSLIQKSNIASISTWMKNLGNGEEKFRLIPIRRVSEDPMELRLVQTRRPNEIKKATKTPEERRKEIEVRVAAARLLQQKSESPLSQADGDRILDSSSGSGQRMGERRKSGSARKNASSAERKDWVRSFWNSMSLDKKKDLLRVRVSDLKAHFSLSKDGVANEVICEALTFAEANKDWNFFVCCRCNEKFADADSHIHHVLREHMGILLPKMERVIPKIVENEWAEMLLNCDWKPLDVSTAIKTLGEQSKAHGSEFLDESYPRNETEDFNECFADSYCNEDEWDSSPRKKESGDNCNGSSIKSKEYDKISDIVWMDCDDNQETKACFPQDSWPVSDDIERAKLLERIHTIFQALIKHKYLASSHLNKVMRFAVEELQGLAYGSQLLNHNIDQTPLCICFLGAPELKKILKFIQELYHSCGLGRYPDKGNAVDDANSGNQGVKVLEKLVLSEDASCLSLDEHFLPQKHIPSSCHSVVTGDISAANLPDMSNDSGNLLDSDALLSWIFFGPSSGEQLASWMRGREEKAQQGIEILQLLEKEFYNLQGLCERKLEHLSYDEALQAVEDLCLEEGKKREHVTEFVRRSYESVLRKRREDLIECDNELTIMSNRFELDAISNILKEAESLNVNQFGFEENYGGMTSQLCDLESGEDEDWRTRDYLHQVDSCVEVAISRQKEHVSVELSKIDARIMRVIAAMQQLEAKLVPASAFDYRAILVPLVKSYMRAHLEDLAEKDATEKSDAAREAFLAELALDSKKGSSGGSDNARHMHEKTKDKKKNKDFRKAKDSKANSGSELHMLSSETTKEMFCCSSYPVTHEGEDIHAEIVNAGNGDTLEQEEEEVRRRIELEAEERKLEETLEYQRRIENEAKQKHLAEQHKRTVGINPEKVAAIAHSDTYLKQQEDDHDVNVQWKYRKKEPMVQKNGFSNAMEGFLEDGVEGVGQKAGLPNGGSIEDGLLPSDRRSGRRNRRQKGAARLNQPVLSEKENLEFKSLDEAHDDGTKTLRQLQAEEDDEERFQADLKKAVRQSLDSFHAHQKLPLAAKLGMPPKTFPAATDSVISADEIMTENLDQMDVYGTGLKNEIGEYNCFLNVIIQSLWHLRRFRDEFLKRSLSEHVHVGDPCVVCALYDIFAALNTASVDARREAVAPTSLRIALSNLYPDSNFFQEGQMNDASEVLGVIFDCLHRSFTSTMCTSDAESLDSNCMGSWDCTNGACVAHSLFGMDIFERMNCYNCGLESRHLKYTSFFHNINASALRTMKVMCPESSFDELLNLVEMNHQLACDPEAGGCGKLNYIHHILSTPPHVFTTVLGWQNTCEHVDDIKATLTALSTEMDISVLYRGLDPKNRHCLVSVVCYYGQHYHCFAYSQDHERWLMYDDKTVKEESRRHWPAAKF, from the exons ATGGGGCACAAGAAGCGAAACTCCGCTGCCCGCTCCAAACCCTCGGTTTCTTCACCGGCGGCTGTTTCTCCTTCCCCTCCGGCCGTGGTGTCAGCTGCTGGCGACGGTGCTGTTGCATCAGCCGAACAGCCAGAAAACCTAATCTCGTTGAATCCGTCGATTAATACAGCTGAAGCTCCGTTGAGTACTGAGTCAGAAAACAGGTCGGAAAGCCTTAATTcagcttcttcttcctccttagCATCGACTTCTTATGCTTCTATTAAAGGTGAATGTGAGCGTGCTTTGACGGCCTTGCGCCGGGGAAATCATACTAAAGCCCTTAGATTGATGAAGGAATTGTCTTCCAAGCATGAGAGTTCTCCCCATTCTGCTTTGATTCACCGTGTTCAAGGGACTGTGTGTGTCAAAGTGGCATCCATTATCGATGATCCTAATTCTAAGCAGCGGCATTTGAAAAATGCCATAGACAGTGCGCGTAAAGCGGTTACTTTGTCGCCTAATTCGATTGAGTTTGCTCATTTTTATGCTAACCTGATGTATGAAGCTGCAAATGAGGGGAAGGAGTACGAAGAGGTTGTGCAGGAGTGTGAGAGAGCATTGGCGATTGAGAATCCAGTTGACCCTGGGAAGGAGAGCTTGCAGGATGAGAGTCAGCAGAAGTTAACTCCAGCTGAGGCCAGGATTGCTCACGTGCAGAGTGAGCTTCGGTCACTGATCCAGAAGTCGAACATTGCATCCATCTCGACTTGGATGAAGAACTTGGGGAATGGGGAGGAGAAATTTAGGTTGATTCCTATAAGGAGGGTCTCAGAGGATCCAATGGAATTGAGGTTGGTTCAAACAAGACGGCCAAATGAGATAAAGAAGGCAACTAAGACGCCTGAGGAGAGGAGGAAGGAGATTGAGGTTCGGGTGGCTGCTGCCAGGTTGTTGCAACAGAAGTCAGAGTCACCCTTGTCACAGGCTGATGGTGACAGGATATTGGATTCATCTTCTGGGTCAGGACAGAGAATGGGAGAGAGACGGAAAAGTGGAAGCGCTAGGAAGAATGCATCTTCTGCTGAGAGGAAGGACTGGGTTAGGTCATTTTGGAATTCCATGAGTTTGGATAAGAAGAAGGATCTGCTTAGGGTTAGGGTTTCAGATCTTAAGGCTCATTTTAGTTTGTCCAAGGATGGGGTAGCAAATGAGGTGATCTGTGAAGCTTTGACATTTGCTGAAGCTAATAAAGactggaatttttttgtttgCTGCCGATGCAATGAAAAATTTGCTGATGCAGActctcacatacatcacgttTTACGTGAACATATGGGGATTTTGTTGCCAAAAATGGAGAGAGTTATACCTAAAATTGTGGAGAATGAGTGGGCTGAGATGCTTCTCAATTGTGACTGGAAGCCACTGGACGTTAGTACAGCTATAAAAACCCTTGGAGAACAATCAAAAGCTCACGGGTCTGAATTTCTTGATGAGTCTTATCCCAGAAACGAGACTGAAGATTTCAATGAATGCTTTGCTGACAGTTACTGTAATGAAGATGAGTGGGATTCTTCACCTAGGAAAAAAGAATCAGGGGATAACTGCAATGGTAGTAGTATTAAGAGCAAAGAGTATGATAAGATCTCAGACATTGTTTGGATGGACTGTGATGATAATCAAGAAACTAAGGCATgcttccctcaggatagctggccAGTGTCTGATGACATTGAGCGTGCAAAGCTTCTTGAGAGAATCCATACTATCTTCCAGGCCCTCATAAAACATAAATATCTCGCTTCAAGTCATCTCAACAAGGTTATGCGATTTGCAGTGGAGGAGTTGCAAGGGCTAGCTTATGGTTCACAACTTCTTAATCATAACATTGACCAAACACCTTTGTGCATCTGCTTCCTGGGTGCTCCAGAGTTgaaaaaaattctgaaatttataCAGGAGCTTTATCATTCTTGTGGCTTAGGTAGATATCCTGATAAAGGTAATGCAGTGGATGATGCAAATAGTGGGAATCAAGGTGTAAAGGTTTTGGAGAAGTTAGTTTTGAGTGAAGATGCTTCATGTTTAAGTTTGGATGAGCATTTCTTGCCACAAAAGCATATTCCCAGCTCTTGCCATAGTGTAGTAACTGGGGATATTAGTGCTGCAAATTTACCTGATATGAGCAATGACAGTGGTAATTTACTTGACTCTGATGCTTTATTATCCTGGATATTTTTCGGTCCTTCAAGTGGGGAACAGTTGGCATCATGGATGCGGGGGAGAGAAGAGAAAGCACAACAGGGTATCGAAATTCTCCAGTTACTTGAGAAGGAATTTTACAACCTACAGGGCTTGTGTGAGAGAAAATTGGAGCATTTAAGTTATGATGAGGCACTGCAGGCCGTTGAGGATCTCTGTTTAGAAGAAGGTAAGAAAAGGGAGCATGTAACTGAATTTGTCCGGAGAAGTTACGAGTCTGTTTTAAGGAAACGACGAGAGGATCTCATTGAATGTGATAATGAACTTACCATTATGAGCAATAGGTTTGAATTGGATGCTATATCAAATATCTTGAAGGAAGCAGAATCTCTAAATGTTAATCAGTTTGGATTTGAGGAAAATTATGGTGGCATGACATCTCAATTATGTGACTTGGAATCTGGTGAAGACGAAGACTGGAGAACGAGGGATTATCTGCATCAGGTTGACTCCTGTGTAGAAGTTGCGATATCTAGACAAAAAGAACATGTGTCTGTTGAG CTCAGTAAAATTGATGCAAGAATTATGCGAGTAATAGCTGCGATGCAGCAGTTGGAAGCTAAACTTGTGCCTGCATCTGCTTTTGATTACCGGGCAATCTTAGTACCCCTAGTGAAGTCATATATGCGG GCTCACTTGGAGGATCTTGCAGAGAAAGATGCCACAGAGAAATCTGATGCCGCCAGAGAAGCATTTTTGGCAGAACTTGCTCTTGATTCTAAGAAGGGCAGCAGCGGAGGAAGTGATAATGCTCGTCATATGcatgagaaaacaaaagataagaaaaagaacaaggaTTTTCGAAAAGCCAAGGATTCAAAG GCTAATAGTGGCAGTGAGCTACATATGCTTTCCTCAGAGACTACTAAAGAAAT GTTTTGTTGCAGCTCATATCCAGTCACACACGAGGGAGAAGATATACATGCTGAGATAGTGAATGCTGGAAATGGTGACACCTTAGaacaagaggaagaggaagtcAGGCGTAGAATTGAGCTTGAAGCTGAGGAGAGAAAGCTAGAAGAAACTTTGGAATATCAAAGGCGTATTGAAAATGAAGCTAAACAGAAGCATCTAGCTGAGCAACATAAGAGAACTGTAGGGATAAATCCAGAAAAAGTTGCTGCAATTGCTCACTCTGATACTTACTTGAAGCAACAGGAAGATGATCATGATGTCAATGTCCAATGGAAATATAGAAAAAAA GAACCCATGGTACAGAAGAATGGATTTTCAAATGCCATGGAAGGTTTTCTAGAGGATGGCGTTGAAGGAGTTGGACAAAAAGCTG GCTTGCCCAACGGAGGAAGCATAGAGGATGGCCTGTTGCCTTCTGATCGACGGTCAGGAAGGAGAAATAGACGGCAAAAAGGTGCAGCTAGACTTAACCAGCCCGTGCTATCAGAAAAGGAAAACTTGGAATTCAAATCCTTGGATGAAGCACATG ATGATGGAACAAAGACATTGAGACAACTACAGGCAGAGGAGGATGATGAAGAAAGGTTCCAAGCTGACCTCAAGAAAGCTGTACGCCAAAGTCTTG ATTCTTTTCACGCGCATCAGAAATTGCCTCTTGCAGCGAAGTTGGGAATGCCGCCCAAAACCTTTCCTGCAGCAACTGACTCGGTCATTTCTGCTGATGAGATCATGACTGAAAACTTAGATCAGATGGATGTATATGGTACAGGGTTAAAGAATGAAATTGGCGAATACAATTGCTTTTTAAATGTCATTATTCAG TCTTTGTGGCACTTACGACGGTTTAGAGATGAATTTTTGAAGAGATCATTATCAGAACATGTACATGTTGGGGATCCTTGTGTTGTATGTGCATTATATGATATTTTTGCTGCTCTGAACACTGCTTCAGTGGATGCACGAAGAGAAGCTGTTGCCCCTACTTCCCTGAGAATTGCCCTTAGCAACCTCTATCCGGATAGTAATTTCTTCCAAGAA GGACAAATGAATGATGCTTCAGAAGTGTTGGGCGTCATATTTGATTGCCTTCATCGATCATTTACTTCAACCATGTGTACTTCTGATGCCGAATCATTAGATAGCAACTGCATGGGCTCTTGGGATTGCACAAATGGTGCTTGCGTTGCACATTCTCTTTTTGGCATGGACATATTTGAAAGAATGAATTGCTACAATTGTGGTCTGGAGTCCAGACACTTAAAGTACACTTCATTCTTCCACAATATCAACGCCAGTGCTCTCCGTACTATGAAG GTTATGTGTCCAGAAAGCTCTTTTGATGAGCTTCTGAACCTTGTTGAGATGAATCACCAATTAGCTTGTGATCCTGAAGCTGGTGGCTGTGGAAAGCTTAACTACATCCATCATATTCTGTCGACCCCACCACATGTTTTCACAACAG TTTTGGGTTGGCAGAATACCTGTGAACATGTTGATGACATAAAGGCCACATTGACAGCCTTATCTACAGAGATGGATATCAGTGTCCTTTATCGTGGTCTTGATCCAAAAAATAGGCACTGCTTGGTCTCAGTG GTTTGCTATTACGGGCAGCATTATCACTGTTTTGCGTACAGTCAGGATCATGAACGGTGGCTTATGTATGACGACAAAACCGTGAAG GAGGAGAGCAGGAGACATTGGCCTGCAGCAAAGTTTTGA